TATCAGAAATTGGTGAACAATGATCACCTAATACAGAACCTGCAAGAACTGCTGCCATAGCCGCAAGCAACATGTTAATATCAGTAGCTGCTGTAATTTCACCTGCAATTGGTAACATGATTCCAAAAGTTCCCCAAGAAGTACCAGTTGCAAACGCAATGAATGCTGCCAATATAAACATTACGACTGGAAGATACGATAAGTTAAGGTTAGATTTTTCAACAATTCCCGCTAAATATTCCCCTGTACTTAATTGACCGATCAAATCTACAATAACCCACGCAAATAATAGGATGTAGATAGCTGGTAGCATTGATTTAACACCTTCAATGATTGCAAGGGGCAAATAACGTCCATTAATTCCTCTACTAAAAAATAATATGATGGTGATTGCTAGTCCAAATAGTCCGCCATATAATAGCGATGCTGAAACATCTGTATTTTCAAAGATTGCAAAAATATCTACAGCTGATTTGTCTTCAATTGCTGAATAACCCGTATAAAGCATCGATGCCACTGTACCAATAATTAAAGAAAGAATAGGCCAAACAAGGTTACCAATCGTGCCTTTATCACTTGTTGGTAAATCTTCTTTAATTTCACCCAATGCTTCTTTGGAAGGATCAACTACTTGTCCAGTTTGAATCGCACGATCTTCATGAACTTTCATGCTGCCAATATTAATATTGAAATAAGCTACTGCAAACACAAGAACCAATGCAGCAAAAACATAGTAGTTCATCGGAATCATTGTCATAAATGCGCCAAGCGGTGTAAACTCAGTAACACCATGAGTAGTTAAAATTGTC
This genomic stretch from Metabacillus sp. B2-18 harbors:
- a CDS encoding Na+/H+ antiporter NhaC family protein, encoding MSGTIFSIIPPIIAILMVILTRRVLLSLGVGIVSAALLLKDFSIADSGMVIINAVKGIFISEGELNTWNVYIILFLLILGIVTALISISGGSRAFGEWAEKRVKTRTGAQFTAAILGILIFIDDYFNALAVGQVSRPITDRQKVSRAKLAYIIDSTSAPVCVVSPISSWGAYIIAMIATILTTHGVTEFTPLGAFMTMIPMNYYVFAALVLVFAVAYFNINIGSMKVHEDRAIQTGQVVDPSKEALGEIKEDLPTSDKGTIGNLVWPILSLIIGTVASMLYTGYSAIEDKSAVDIFAIFENTDVSASLLYGGLFGLAITIILFFSRGINGRYLPLAIIEGVKSMLPAIYILLFAWVIVDLIGQLSTGEYLAGIVEKSNLNLSYLPVVMFILAAFIAFATGTSWGTFGIMLPIAGEITAATDINMLLAAMAAVLAGSVLGDHCSPISDTTILSSTGAGSHHIDHVLTQLPYALIGGGVATIGYLVLGFTGSSLVGLLTISILLVGFIFIFAKRAKAV